The Edaphobacter sp. 12200R-103 genome contains a region encoding:
- a CDS encoding chloride channel protein gives MKEQQGWRGFFRHPLLRKYAPLVHEDLTAVYARDLQKWLVIAPIIGVTTGLAITAIAVIILDKMWPPVLRYYFAHHWAIVPGLVLACLLAGLIMQFFTPDPDEHSTEEVICSYHEHQGHMNLRPFVPKILAAIATVGLGGSAALEGPSIYGGGAIGSWIWARFRSLRSFHLDARDRRIMLICGAAAGMSAVFRAPLTGIVFALEMPYKDDLAHEALLPSLIASVVSFMTLSSFLGSEPLFDFVTATGFTRKDLVWSALLGLLIGLVAMAFVITFRRFRSFCVGLAWPHWVKMSVGGLLTGLCGLLFLQFYNNGLLPLGPNYEAVDIILSGHHSSLELVTFGIFKLAATAFTLGVGGVSAMFVPLFLSGGSFGLAFSQSLVHSATPALYAAVGMACFISAGYKTPLAAVVFVAEATGGHAFIIPALIGSAVAYAVSGDASASGDQRLHEAVRVAELQDLPVSQIMQTEMIATSGALTLREFTAMLSPHTRHEIFPVMDNGKIVGTCSLWSLSQVPPEKWGTTHVRDIMQRRVQKVLPDTNATEALRLLLEQDSEPMLLAVQTRDKVVGVVTKTNILQALQLRRDSMAKAAESSLVSFGGEVF, from the coding sequence ATGAAAGAACAACAAGGCTGGAGAGGCTTTTTCCGGCATCCATTACTGCGCAAATACGCTCCCCTGGTCCATGAGGACCTTACCGCTGTTTATGCTCGCGATCTTCAAAAATGGCTCGTCATCGCACCCATTATTGGAGTAACCACCGGACTTGCCATTACGGCAATTGCGGTCATCATTCTCGATAAGATGTGGCCCCCCGTCCTTCGCTACTACTTTGCACATCATTGGGCCATCGTTCCAGGGCTTGTTCTGGCCTGTTTGCTGGCGGGCCTCATCATGCAGTTCTTCACGCCCGATCCTGATGAGCACTCGACTGAAGAAGTCATCTGTTCTTACCACGAGCATCAGGGCCACATGAATCTGCGTCCTTTTGTGCCGAAGATTCTTGCTGCCATCGCAACAGTTGGACTCGGAGGCAGTGCGGCTCTCGAAGGCCCGAGCATCTATGGCGGAGGCGCGATCGGCTCGTGGATCTGGGCGCGGTTTCGATCCCTGCGCAGCTTCCATCTTGATGCCCGAGACCGGCGTATCATGCTCATCTGTGGTGCTGCAGCAGGCATGTCGGCAGTCTTTCGCGCTCCGCTCACCGGCATCGTCTTTGCGCTTGAAATGCCCTACAAGGACGATCTTGCGCATGAAGCTCTCCTGCCGTCTCTCATCGCCTCCGTTGTCTCCTTCATGACCTTGAGCTCTTTTCTTGGCAGCGAACCGCTCTTCGATTTCGTAACTGCCACCGGCTTCACTCGCAAAGACCTGGTCTGGAGTGCGCTGCTTGGACTTTTGATCGGACTGGTGGCAATGGCGTTCGTCATCACCTTCCGTCGCTTTCGTTCCTTCTGCGTCGGCCTTGCATGGCCTCATTGGGTCAAGATGTCTGTCGGCGGCCTTCTCACAGGCCTGTGCGGGCTTCTGTTTCTGCAGTTCTATAACAACGGCCTGCTGCCCCTGGGTCCGAACTACGAGGCCGTGGACATCATCCTTTCCGGCCACCATAGCAGCCTGGAGCTGGTGACCTTCGGCATCTTCAAGCTTGCAGCCACTGCCTTCACGCTGGGTGTAGGCGGCGTCAGCGCCATGTTCGTGCCCCTCTTCCTTTCCGGAGGCTCCTTCGGCCTGGCCTTCTCGCAATCACTCGTTCACAGCGCAACGCCTGCACTCTATGCGGCGGTAGGCATGGCCTGCTTCATCTCCGCAGGCTATAAGACTCCGCTTGCAGCGGTCGTCTTCGTTGCAGAGGCAACGGGCGGACACGCTTTCATCATCCCTGCACTTATCGGGTCGGCAGTTGCCTACGCGGTATCCGGCGATGCCTCGGCATCCGGCGATCAACGTCTGCACGAAGCTGTGCGCGTTGCCGAACTGCAGGATCTTCCGGTCAGCCAGATCATGCAGACGGAGATGATCGCGACCTCCGGGGCACTCACCCTCCGGGAGTTCACGGCCATGCTTTCGCCGCATACACGGCATGAGATATTCCCGGTCATGGATAACGGCAAAATTGTCGGCACCTGCAGCCTCTGGTCGCTCAGCCAGGTTCCTCCGGAAAAGTGGGGTACAACTCATGTGCGAGACATCATGCAGCGTCGAGTTCAAAAGGTTCTTCCGGACACAAATGCGACGGAGGCGCTTCGGTTGTTGCTCGAGCAAGACAGCGAACCTATGCTCCTGGCGGTTCAGACCAGGGACAAAGTAGTTGGAGTCGTAA
- a CDS encoding MarR family winged helix-turn-helix transcriptional regulator, with amino-acid sequence MEQLSSPTRILLCKNLALRYSIDVREKPKVVNDSDEYEFHHVLSELASFRYLLRKFLRFSESAAREVEITPQQHQLMLGIAGFTGSGKATVSELAEFLQERHHSVVGLIDRAVLSGLVRREGDPSDRRVVVVSLTSRGRGILRKLSVKHRDELNRLREELFGPATKSKLKSISESSIAHTPDKESHRTASHL; translated from the coding sequence ATGGAACAGCTCAGCTCCCCGACTCGAATTTTGCTTTGCAAAAACCTCGCATTACGATATAGTATAGATGTGCGGGAGAAACCAAAGGTCGTCAACGACTCGGATGAGTATGAATTTCACCATGTACTTTCTGAGTTGGCGTCGTTCCGCTATCTCCTCCGTAAATTTCTACGATTCAGTGAGAGCGCGGCGCGTGAGGTAGAGATCACGCCGCAACAGCATCAGCTCATGCTGGGCATCGCCGGGTTTACCGGCAGTGGCAAGGCCACCGTGTCTGAGCTGGCAGAGTTCCTCCAAGAGCGGCATCACTCCGTAGTAGGCCTGATCGACCGGGCTGTTCTGAGCGGCCTGGTTCGTCGCGAAGGCGACCCATCCGATCGTCGTGTTGTTGTCGTCTCCCTCACGTCACGCGGCCGCGGCATCTTGAGAAAGCTGTCTGTCAAGCATCGTGACGAACTGAATCGATTACGCGAAGAGCTGTTCGGACCCGCAACGAAAAGCAAGCTGAAATCGATCTCTGAATCATCGATAGCGCATACACCTGATAAGGAAAGTCATCGTACCGCAAGTCATTTATGA
- a CDS encoding CHY zinc finger protein: protein MACCGVYYACKDCHDALAGHEIKVWPRSGWDTPVVLCGACGLELTIREYMHSNYQCPGCTARFNPGCRNHYHFYFEVNGDPV from the coding sequence ATGGCATGTTGCGGAGTCTACTATGCCTGCAAAGATTGCCACGATGCATTAGCAGGGCATGAGATTAAAGTCTGGCCGCGCTCAGGATGGGACACCCCAGTCGTCCTGTGCGGAGCGTGCGGGCTGGAGTTGACGATTCGCGAATATATGCATAGCAACTATCAGTGCCCAGGTTGTACGGCTAGATTCAATCCGGGCTGCAGAAACCACTATCACTTTTACTTTGAGGTGAATGGCGATCCAGTCTGA
- a CDS encoding GAF domain-containing protein, producing MSESSFSQILSEAASFAESAADLAALQNFIVEIIPQRLSYYNWTGFYMLDPDDPETLVLGPFCGAPTEHVRIPVTQGICGAAVAQNDTVIVDDVNSDPRYLACSLETRSEIVAPIRAHGTVVGEIDIDSHDLAAFSAHDREFVEKCAAIVGSFIERDQTGSPFTSK from the coding sequence ATGTCCGAGAGTTCGTTCTCCCAGATTCTTTCCGAAGCAGCGTCGTTTGCGGAATCCGCAGCCGATCTCGCCGCTCTGCAGAACTTCATCGTCGAGATCATTCCGCAACGATTGTCTTACTACAATTGGACCGGATTTTACATGCTCGATCCCGATGATCCGGAGACACTCGTTCTCGGGCCGTTTTGCGGGGCGCCCACCGAACACGTGCGTATCCCAGTGACTCAGGGAATCTGCGGCGCGGCGGTCGCACAGAACGATACCGTCATTGTCGACGATGTCAACTCCGATCCACGCTATCTGGCCTGTTCGCTTGAAACACGATCGGAGATCGTTGCCCCCATTCGAGCGCACGGCACAGTGGTGGGCGAGATTGACATCGACAGCCACGACCTGGCGGCATTCTCCGCTCATGATCGGGAGTTTGTGGAGAAATGTGCAGCGATCGTTGGCAGCTTTATCGAGCGAGATCAGACTGGATCGCCATTCACCTCAAAGTAA
- a CDS encoding thioredoxin family protein — MPAISRLRRINLSIAVAIATVFSFTAATTCLLEAQEPASIVGSHPLSGLSGATAWINSAPLTAKQLKGKVVLVDFWDYSCINCIRAFPYIRAWAEKYKDSGLVVIGVHTPEFDIEKERANVQKAVNKYGITYPVALDNNYAVWNAFHNQFWPAHYFIDAKGKVRYEHFGEGEYAQSERWIQDLLKEANAKPMPASTVNVHGQGAQAAADMKDVRSPETYIGYARAEHFVSPGGINREVDHIYTVPGRLGLNDWGLAGKWLDHRQVAVLQSAGGKIVFRFHARDLHLVLGPTADSKPVRFRITIDGQAPGENHGVDTDPQGNGVVTEHRLYQLVRQKDAIKDHTFTIEFLDAGVQAFSFTFG; from the coding sequence TTTCCCGGTTGAGACGAATAAATCTGTCTATTGCTGTTGCGATTGCGACGGTCTTCAGCTTTACGGCTGCAACCACTTGTCTGCTCGAAGCGCAGGAGCCGGCAAGCATCGTGGGAAGTCATCCCTTGTCCGGTCTGTCCGGCGCAACGGCGTGGATCAATTCTGCTCCTTTGACAGCGAAGCAACTTAAAGGAAAGGTCGTTCTCGTCGATTTCTGGGACTACTCCTGCATCAATTGCATTCGCGCATTCCCGTATATCCGCGCATGGGCGGAAAAATATAAAGACAGTGGCCTGGTGGTGATTGGGGTCCATACGCCGGAGTTCGATATCGAGAAGGAACGGGCAAATGTGCAGAAGGCCGTGAATAAGTACGGCATCACCTACCCTGTCGCGCTCGACAATAATTACGCGGTCTGGAATGCATTTCATAATCAGTTTTGGCCTGCCCATTACTTCATCGATGCCAAAGGCAAGGTGCGTTACGAACACTTTGGCGAGGGAGAATACGCTCAGTCAGAGCGGTGGATCCAGGATCTGCTGAAAGAAGCGAACGCAAAGCCAATGCCTGCCAGCACGGTCAACGTTCATGGCCAGGGCGCTCAGGCAGCAGCCGACATGAAGGATGTGCGCTCGCCGGAGACCTACATCGGCTACGCGCGAGCAGAACACTTCGTATCACCAGGCGGTATCAATCGGGAGGTAGACCATATCTACACGGTGCCCGGCCGTCTTGGGCTGAACGATTGGGGACTCGCAGGCAAGTGGCTCGATCACCGGCAGGTTGCCGTGCTCCAATCGGCTGGAGGAAAGATCGTCTTTCGCTTCCATGCGCGCGATCTGCATCTCGTGCTCGGCCCCACGGCGGACAGCAAGCCTGTCCGCTTTCGCATAACCATTGATGGGCAGGCTCCAGGAGAGAATCATGGGGTGGACACGGACCCGCAAGGTAATGGTGTCGTCACGGAACACCGACTCTATCAGTTGGTGAGACAGAAGGACGCGATCAAGGACCATACCTTTACCATTGAGTTTCTGGATGCGGGTGTCCAAGCTTTCTCGTTCACCTTTGGATGA